A window of Proteus columbae contains these coding sequences:
- a CDS encoding serine hydrolase has translation MKKNIPSVLGKVTAGMGLLLIISSPSFAVNNPVPPQIEAKSYVLMDYNSGKILASEKPDERLDPASLTKIMSSYVVGQAIKEGRMSPDDMVIVGRNAWATGNPVLKGSSLMFLKPGDQVKVIDLNRGMVIQSGNDASIALAEHVAGSQETFVDLMNSYAKNLGLKNTHFKTVHGLDSDGQYTTAQDMALLTAAMIRDVPSEYEIHKEKEFTFNNIRQPNRNRLLWNKNMNVDGVKTGHTNGAGYNLVSSATEGDMRLIAVVLGTPSDKVRFAESEKLLGWGFRFFETVTPVKADTPLTTQKVWYGDKGEVVLGVANDASITIPKGELKNLKASFTLTNPVLEAPLTQNQVVGTVNFLLNDEVIEQRPLVVKEAVEEGGFFSRIWDFVVKTVSGWFNAIFG, from the coding sequence ATGAAAAAAAATATTCCATCTGTTCTGGGTAAGGTTACCGCGGGAATGGGTTTACTGCTAATTATTTCTAGTCCTTCATTTGCAGTAAATAATCCGGTACCTCCTCAAATAGAGGCAAAATCTTATGTATTAATGGATTACAACAGCGGAAAAATTCTGGCATCAGAGAAACCTGATGAGCGTTTAGATCCCGCCAGCCTGACAAAAATTATGAGTAGCTACGTTGTTGGGCAAGCTATCAAAGAAGGTCGTATGTCTCCTGACGATATGGTTATTGTTGGACGTAATGCGTGGGCAACGGGAAATCCGGTATTGAAGGGATCATCATTGATGTTCTTGAAACCGGGTGATCAGGTCAAAGTGATTGATTTAAACCGCGGTATGGTTATTCAATCTGGTAATGATGCCAGTATTGCATTAGCAGAACATGTTGCGGGTAGTCAGGAAACCTTTGTTGATTTAATGAATTCTTATGCTAAGAATCTCGGTTTAAAAAATACACACTTTAAAACCGTTCATGGGTTAGATTCTGATGGACAATATACAACCGCACAAGATATGGCATTACTGACAGCAGCCATGATCCGCGATGTTCCTTCTGAGTATGAAATTCATAAAGAAAAAGAATTTACATTCAACAATATTCGTCAGCCAAACCGTAACCGTTTATTGTGGAATAAAAATATGAATGTCGATGGTGTGAAAACAGGTCACACTAATGGAGCAGGGTACAATCTTGTTTCTTCGGCAACTGAAGGTGATATGCGCTTGATTGCTGTTGTTTTAGGAACACCATCAGATAAAGTGCGTTTTGCTGAAAGTGAAAAATTATTAGGCTGGGGTTTTCGCTTTTTTGAAACGGTAACACCTGTAAAAGCAGATACACCACTGACAACTCAAAAAGTGTGGTATGGCGATAAAGGTGAAGTAGTATTAGGGGTTGCTAACGATGCTTCAATTACCATTCCTAAAGGTGAATTGAAAAATCTGAAAGCCTCTTTTACTTTAACTAATCCTGTATTAGAAGCGCCGTTAACGCAAAATCAGGTTGTAGGTACAGTTAACTTTTTATTAAATGATGAAGTGATTGAACAACGCCCATTAGTTGTAAAAGAAGCGGTTGAGGAAGGCGGTTTCTTTAGTCGTATTTGGGATTTTGTTGTTAAAACAGTATCTGGTTGGTTTAATGCTATTTTTGGTTAA
- a CDS encoding formate--tetrahydrofolate ligase, whose translation MKSDIQISQEAHLLPIQDIAKNLNIDQDDIEFYGKYKAKFSHSIWSKIAAKKPGKLVLVTAINPTPAGEGKTTVTVGLGQALNHIGKNAIIALREPSLGPCFGIKGGATGGGYSQVVPMEDLNLHFTGDFHAITSANNLLAAILDNSIYQGNPLNIDPKKIVFKRCMDMNDRALRNIVVGLGGEKDGITREDNFVITVASEIMSILCLAADIDDLKQRLSRIIVAYSYHGDPVTANDLQAVGAMASLLKAAINPNLVQTLENTPAIIHGGPFANIAHGCNSVRATKLALQLADITVTEAGFGADLGAEKFFDIKCRISGLRPDCAVIVVTTKALKYNGGLGKGEWNNEDLAALEKGIVNLEKHIENLKKYGLPVIVSLNAYVTDSIAEHQFIEQFCQDRDCRFAITKVWEKGGEGGIELAKQVIDTLENEQSQFQLIYPDDASLSQKIEIVAKEVYGAGGVTYSQHARKMLEKIESMGFAHFPVCMAKTQYSLSDDPTLLGRPTDFTINVREVYVSAGAGFVVALTGSITTMPGLPKAPAAIAVNVDNQGKIDGLI comes from the coding sequence ATGAAATCAGATATTCAAATCTCCCAAGAAGCACACCTCTTACCTATTCAGGACATTGCTAAAAATTTAAATATTGATCAAGACGATATCGAGTTTTATGGCAAGTACAAAGCTAAATTTAGCCACAGTATTTGGTCAAAAATTGCGGCAAAAAAGCCCGGAAAATTAGTTTTAGTTACAGCAATTAACCCAACACCTGCTGGTGAAGGTAAAACAACGGTGACTGTTGGATTAGGGCAAGCACTTAATCATATTGGGAAAAATGCCATTATTGCATTGCGTGAACCCTCTTTAGGCCCTTGTTTTGGCATTAAAGGTGGAGCAACTGGTGGTGGTTATTCACAAGTCGTTCCGATGGAAGATCTCAACCTTCATTTTACTGGCGATTTTCATGCTATTACCTCTGCCAATAACTTACTTGCAGCCATACTTGATAATTCGATTTATCAAGGTAATCCTTTAAATATCGATCCTAAAAAAATCGTGTTTAAACGTTGTATGGATATGAACGATCGTGCTTTACGTAATATTGTTGTGGGATTAGGTGGCGAAAAAGACGGTATCACAAGAGAAGATAACTTTGTTATTACTGTTGCTTCTGAAATTATGTCTATCCTATGTTTAGCAGCGGATATTGATGATTTAAAACAGCGACTTTCTCGCATCATTGTTGCTTATTCTTATCATGGTGATCCTGTTACAGCAAACGATCTACAAGCCGTCGGAGCAATGGCGAGTTTATTAAAAGCTGCTATTAATCCTAATTTAGTACAAACACTCGAAAATACTCCTGCCATTATTCATGGAGGCCCTTTTGCTAATATCGCCCATGGATGCAATAGCGTAAGGGCGACAAAACTTGCTCTTCAACTTGCTGATATTACTGTGACAGAAGCTGGTTTTGGTGCTGACTTAGGTGCTGAAAAATTCTTTGATATAAAATGTCGGATCAGTGGATTACGCCCTGATTGTGCCGTGATTGTTGTCACCACCAAAGCGCTAAAATATAACGGTGGCTTAGGTAAAGGCGAATGGAATAATGAAGATTTAGCCGCCCTTGAAAAAGGCATTGTAAATCTTGAAAAACACATTGAAAACCTAAAAAAATATGGCTTACCCGTGATTGTCTCTCTTAATGCGTATGTCACTGATAGTATTGCAGAGCACCAGTTTATCGAACAATTTTGCCAAGATAGAGATTGTCGCTTCGCAATTACCAAAGTGTGGGAAAAAGGCGGCGAAGGTGGTATTGAATTGGCTAAACAAGTGATTGATACGCTTGAAAATGAACAGAGCCAATTTCAATTAATTTATCCTGATGATGCTTCACTTAGTCAAAAAATCGAGATTGTTGCCAAAGAAGTTTATGGTGCAGGTGGTGTGACTTATAGCCAACATGCTCGTAAAATGTTAGAAAAGATAGAAAGTATGGGGTTTGCTCATTTCCCTGTTTGCATGGCAAAAACTCAATATTCACTCTCAGATGATCCCACGTTATTAGGCCGACCGACTGACTTTACAATAAACGTTCGTGAAGTGTATGTTTCTGCTGGCGCTGGCTTTGTTGTTGCCTTAACAGGCTCTATCACAACGATGCCCGGATTACCGAAAGCACCTGCTGCTATCGCTGTTAATGTTGATAATCAAGGTAAAATAGATGGGCTTATTTAA
- a CDS encoding L-serine ammonia-lyase — MVSVFDIFKIGIGPSSSHTVGPMKAGKEFVDLLAEKNLLSSVSRVIVDVYGSLSLTGKGHATDIAIIMGLAGNLPDTVDIDSIAPFIKQVETTGRLMLANGIKEVDFPVEGGMNFHKTNLPLHENGMTITAYNGEQVLLKKTYYSTGGGFIVDEEHFGQPEKNTVQVPYPYQYAADLRRHCKETGLSLSALVMQNELALRSKEEISAHFAAVWEVMKSGIERGVNTEGLLPGPLRVPRRASALRRMLVTEDKTTTDPMTVVDWINMFALAVNEENAAGGRVVTAPTNGACGIIPAVLSYYDKFIRPVNENSYTRFFLVAGVIGSLYKMNASISGAEVGCQGEVGVACSMAAGALTELLGGSPEQVCIAAEIAMEHNLGLTCDPVAGQVQVPCIERNAIAAVQAVNSSRMALRRVSDPRICLDKVIETMYETGKDINAKYRETSQGGLAIKISCD, encoded by the coding sequence ATGGTTAGCGTCTTTGATATTTTTAAAATCGGTATCGGCCCTTCAAGCTCACACACTGTAGGTCCAATGAAAGCAGGTAAAGAATTCGTTGATTTACTTGCTGAAAAAAATCTCCTCTCTTCTGTTTCCCGCGTTATCGTTGATGTTTATGGCTCTTTATCTTTAACAGGTAAAGGTCACGCAACGGATATTGCTATTATTATGGGACTCGCAGGAAATTTACCTGATACTGTCGATATTGATTCTATCGCCCCGTTTATTAAACAAGTAGAAACAACCGGTCGCTTAATGCTGGCAAATGGCATAAAAGAAGTCGATTTTCCGGTTGAAGGCGGTATGAATTTTCATAAAACCAATCTACCTCTCCATGAAAATGGCATGACCATTACCGCTTATAACGGTGAGCAGGTTTTATTGAAAAAAACCTATTATTCTACTGGTGGCGGTTTTATTGTTGATGAAGAACATTTTGGCCAACCTGAAAAAAATACAGTTCAAGTTCCTTATCCTTATCAATATGCGGCTGATTTACGTCGCCATTGCAAAGAAACAGGTCTTTCTTTATCAGCATTAGTGATGCAAAACGAATTAGCATTACGTAGCAAAGAAGAAATTTCGGCTCATTTTGCGGCTGTTTGGGAAGTAATGAAGTCAGGTATTGAGCGCGGTGTAAATACCGAAGGCTTATTACCGGGGCCATTACGTGTACCTCGCCGTGCTTCTGCATTACGCCGTATGTTAGTCACAGAAGATAAAACGACAACAGATCCAATGACAGTTGTTGACTGGATTAATATGTTTGCCCTTGCCGTGAATGAAGAAAATGCGGCTGGTGGGCGTGTTGTCACAGCACCAACAAACGGTGCCTGCGGCATTATCCCAGCAGTATTATCTTACTATGATAAATTTATTCGCCCTGTAAATGAAAACTCTTACACTCGCTTTTTCTTAGTTGCTGGTGTTATTGGTTCACTTTACAAAATGAATGCATCTATCTCGGGTGCTGAAGTCGGTTGCCAAGGTGAAGTCGGTGTTGCTTGTTCAATGGCAGCAGGTGCATTGACTGAACTCTTAGGCGGTAGCCCAGAACAAGTTTGTATCGCAGCAGAAATTGCGATGGAGCATAACTTAGGGCTTACCTGCGACCCAGTCGCAGGACAAGTACAAGTTCCTTGTATTGAACGTAATGCTATTGCAGCCGTACAAGCCGTAAACTCATCTCGTATGGCTTTACGTCGTGTCAGCGATCCTCGTATTTGTTTAGATAAAGTCATCGAAACAATGTACGAAACAGGGAAAGACATTAATGCTAAGTATCGTGAAACCTCTCAAGGTGGATTAGCCATTAAAATTTCTTGTGACTAA
- a CDS encoding HAAAP family serine/threonine permease: protein MDTTKVGSIASGNTQGDYKTWRKSDTVWMLGLYGTAIGAGVLFLPINAGIGGLIPLLIMLVLAFPMTFFAHRGMCRFVLSGKNPGEDITEVVEEHFGKTAGKLITLLYFFAIYPILLVYSVAITNTVESFIVNQMHMSAPPRAILSLVLIVGIMSIIRFGEQAIVKAMSVLVFPFVAVLMVLALYLIPEWNGAILDTLSFDHATTSGMGQGLLVTLWLAIPVMVFSFNHSPIISAFAVAKREEYGENAEKKCSRILAYAHIMMVITVMFFVFSCVFSLTPENLAEAKAQNISILSYLANHFEAPVIAYIAPFIAFVAITKSFLGHYLGAREGFNGLIIKSLREKGKTIEKDRLNKITALFMLVTTWIVATLNPSILGMIETLGGPIIAMLLFLMPMYAIRKVPAMKKYQGHISNAFVVIMGLIAISAVFYSLISSFMG from the coding sequence ATGGATACAACCAAAGTTGGTTCTATCGCGTCGGGTAACACCCAAGGTGATTACAAAACATGGCGTAAGTCAGATACAGTATGGATGTTAGGTTTATACGGTACGGCTATCGGTGCTGGCGTTCTATTTTTACCTATCAACGCAGGGATTGGTGGTTTAATTCCTCTGTTGATCATGTTAGTACTTGCATTCCCAATGACCTTCTTTGCACACCGTGGTATGTGCCGCTTTGTGTTATCAGGTAAAAATCCAGGTGAAGATATCACTGAAGTTGTTGAAGAACACTTTGGTAAAACAGCAGGTAAATTAATCACCCTGCTCTATTTCTTCGCAATTTATCCTATTCTATTGGTTTATAGTGTTGCTATCACCAATACAGTAGAAAGCTTTATTGTGAACCAAATGCACATGTCTGCACCACCTCGCGCAATTTTATCGTTGGTACTGATTGTCGGTATCATGTCGATTATTCGCTTTGGTGAACAAGCTATCGTTAAAGCAATGAGCGTTTTAGTGTTCCCATTTGTTGCTGTCCTGATGGTTTTAGCACTGTATCTGATCCCAGAGTGGAATGGTGCGATCCTTGATACTCTCTCTTTTGATCACGCAACAACATCAGGTATGGGTCAAGGCCTATTAGTAACCCTATGGTTAGCTATCCCTGTAATGGTGTTCTCTTTTAACCACTCTCCAATCATCTCTGCGTTTGCTGTTGCAAAACGTGAAGAATACGGCGAAAACGCTGAGAAAAAATGTTCACGCATTTTAGCTTATGCGCACATCATGATGGTTATCACTGTAATGTTCTTCGTGTTTAGCTGTGTATTTAGCTTAACACCAGAAAACTTAGCAGAAGCAAAAGCACAGAACATCAGTATTCTGTCTTACCTTGCTAACCATTTTGAAGCACCTGTTATCGCTTATATTGCTCCATTTATTGCTTTCGTTGCGATCACTAAATCTTTCTTAGGTCACTACTTAGGTGCTCGTGAAGGTTTCAACGGTTTAATCATCAAATCACTGCGTGAAAAAGGTAAAACAATCGAAAAAGATCGTTTAAACAAAATCACTGCACTGTTTATGCTGGTTACAACTTGGATTGTTGCAACATTAAACCCAAGCATCTTAGGTATGATTGAAACATTAGGTGGCCCAATTATCGCAATGTTACTGTTCCTGATGCCTATGTATGCAATCCGTAAAGTACCAGCGATGAAGAAATACCAAGGCCATATCAGCAACGCATTCGTTGTAATTATGGGTCTTATCGCAATCTCAGCAGTTTTCTATAGCTTAATTAGTTCATTCATGGGCTAA
- the ybjG gene encoding undecaprenyl-diphosphate phosphatase, which produces MLEQFNLAVFSMMNATPAASPLEIGTAIIIAKYLVYLFPLSLVFYWLWGNEKYLSQQRTLACKAAISLGIALSISWVIGAIAPHERPFAANIGYNFLDHDATPSFPSNHGTFVFTIALAYLFWHNSKRIGYIMLGLGVAIAWARIYLGVHWPIDMIGAFIVALLSCGLCQIFWSKGGNILQKWVQQLYQLCFAYPIRKGWTKA; this is translated from the coding sequence TTGCTGGAACAATTCAATTTAGCCGTATTTTCAATGATGAATGCAACACCTGCGGCATCTCCTTTAGAAATCGGTACGGCGATAATTATTGCTAAGTACCTTGTCTATCTTTTTCCGTTATCTTTAGTGTTCTATTGGTTATGGGGTAATGAAAAATATCTTAGCCAGCAAAGAACATTGGCATGTAAAGCGGCTATCTCTTTAGGTATCGCACTTTCTATCTCTTGGGTGATTGGTGCTATTGCTCCTCATGAACGCCCTTTTGCAGCCAACATTGGCTACAACTTTCTTGATCACGATGCAACACCATCATTCCCAAGTAACCATGGTACGTTTGTTTTCACCATTGCTTTAGCTTATCTCTTTTGGCATAACAGCAAACGTATTGGCTATATTATGCTCGGTTTAGGAGTTGCGATTGCTTGGGCGCGTATCTATCTTGGCGTACATTGGCCAATCGATATGATTGGAGCTTTTATCGTTGCTCTACTTTCTTGTGGCCTTTGCCAGATCTTCTGGTCTAAAGGTGGAAATATACTCCAAAAATGGGTACAACAGCTCTATCAGCTCTGTTTTGCTTATCCTATTCGCAAAGGTTGGACAAAGGCATAG
- a CDS encoding secondary thiamine-phosphate synthase enzyme YjbQ: protein MWFQKNIVLSARPRGFHLITQALIQELPELRQYKIGIAHFFIQHTSASLTINENADPTVRSDFENFFNQNVKENEDYYLHTYEGSDDMPAHIKSSLLGQSVMVPISQGELNLGTWQGIYLGEHRNHGGNRRIIVTLQGECY, encoded by the coding sequence ATGTGGTTCCAGAAAAATATAGTCCTTAGTGCAAGGCCTAGAGGATTTCACTTAATTACACAAGCATTGATTCAAGAATTACCGGAACTAAGACAATATAAAATCGGAATTGCTCATTTTTTTATTCAACATACATCGGCCTCATTAACGATTAATGAAAATGCTGATCCAACAGTACGAAGTGACTTTGAAAACTTCTTTAATCAAAACGTAAAAGAGAACGAAGATTACTATCTTCACACTTATGAAGGCAGTGATGATATGCCTGCGCATATTAAAAGTAGTTTACTTGGACAAAGTGTCATGGTTCCTATTAGTCAAGGTGAGCTGAATTTAGGGACTTGGCAGGGGATTTATCTCGGTGAACATCGTAATCACGGTGGTAATCGTCGTATTATTGTGACATTGCAAGGTGAGTGTTACTAA
- a CDS encoding GrxA family glutaredoxin has translation MFVVIFGRPGCPYCVRAKQLAETLSEKRDDFDFRYVDIQAEGITKADLSKTVGKPVETVPQIFIDEKHIGGCTDFEAYAKENLGIYN, from the coding sequence ATGTTTGTTGTCATTTTTGGTCGCCCAGGTTGCCCATATTGTGTTCGTGCGAAACAACTGGCTGAAACTTTGTCTGAAAAACGTGACGATTTCGATTTCCGCTATGTAGATATTCAAGCTGAAGGAATTACAAAAGCTGATTTATCTAAAACTGTCGGTAAACCTGTTGAAACTGTGCCACAAATTTTTATTGATGAGAAACACATTGGTGGTTGCACAGATTTTGAAGCTTATGCTAAAGAAAATTTAGGCATCTACAACTAA
- a CDS encoding YbjC family protein, with the protein MEKPSSRDMKSLSDMPKPIIIIEIIGIILLVVAYLYINQYMTSPQWLGTYTGQLTLVVLGVICMIPPAIHIVWRAIYRLTFLGIDHKSLNNKKKKENNEE; encoded by the coding sequence ATGGAAAAGCCTTCAAGTCGAGATATGAAATCACTGTCAGATATGCCAAAACCCATTATCATCATTGAAATAATTGGGATTATTCTATTGGTGGTTGCTTATCTTTATATCAACCAATATATGACCTCTCCGCAGTGGCTAGGAACATATACAGGACAGTTAACGTTAGTTGTTTTAGGGGTTATCTGCATGATCCCGCCAGCTATCCATATTGTATGGCGTGCTATTTATCGATTAACTTTTTTAGGGATTGACCATAAATCCCTAAATAATAAAAAGAAAAAAGAGAATAACGAAGAATAG
- a CDS encoding YbjN domain-containing protein, whose translation MNAVVTTDLDQLKSWLDELQIAYYECDSCQALHLPHLQYISGIFDAKIDILEDVLVFTAIAELKPSAIVPLMANLSQINASSLFIKTFLEISDENLPKLVFCQSFPVAAGISLNQFDLFLQKAEEQSAEVVSEIFNNGFLYGEKQESENEEDEEEDVEINSASTDSSYTVH comes from the coding sequence ATGAACGCTGTTGTGACTACCGATCTGGATCAGCTAAAGTCTTGGCTTGATGAACTACAGATTGCTTATTATGAATGTGACTCTTGTCAGGCGTTACATTTACCGCATCTTCAATATATCAGTGGTATTTTTGATGCCAAAATTGATATTCTTGAGGATGTACTTGTATTTACCGCTATCGCTGAGCTAAAACCGTCAGCAATAGTGCCTTTAATGGCAAATCTAAGCCAAATTAATGCAAGCTCTTTATTTATTAAAACATTTCTAGAAATTAGTGATGAAAACTTACCAAAATTAGTTTTCTGCCAATCATTCCCGGTTGCTGCGGGTATCTCACTTAATCAATTTGACCTATTCTTACAAAAAGCAGAAGAGCAATCAGCTGAAGTCGTCAGCGAAATTTTTAATAACGGTTTCTTGTATGGCGAAAAACAAGAAAGTGAAAACGAAGAAGATGAGGAAGAAGATGTTGAGATAAATAGCGCATCAACTGACTCCTCCTATACTGTACATTAA
- the rlmC gene encoding 23S rRNA (uracil(747)-C(5))-methyltransferase RlmC: protein MQCARFSAGECHSCEWLSLAYPEQIKKKQHSLLALLPEDYAFDKLAPVESQQAQFRNKAKMVVSGSVERPVLGLKTKDGVAVDLCECPLYPVSFASVFPVLKTFIAKAGLVPYDIERRRGELKFILLTESRSNRTMMLRFVLRSEKKLEQLRKALPWLQAQLPQLAVISVNIQPVHMAILEGEQEIILTEKTFLDESFNKIPLHIRPRGFFQTNPEVASSLYATAGRWVRELNITHLWDMFCGSGGFGLHCADKSTQLIGIEISPEAIECARLSAQELGLEHVEFQALDSTGYALAKESVPELVLVNPPRRGIGEALCGYLNKMKPRFILYSSCNAQTMAKDIQQLSHYQIDRVQLFDMFPHTSHYEVLTLLVLQDN, encoded by the coding sequence ATGCAATGCGCACGATTTAGTGCGGGTGAATGTCATTCTTGTGAGTGGCTTTCTCTTGCTTATCCTGAACAAATCAAGAAAAAACAGCACAGCCTATTAGCATTACTTCCAGAAGATTATGCTTTTGATAAATTAGCGCCAGTTGAAAGCCAACAGGCGCAATTTCGTAATAAAGCAAAAATGGTCGTCAGCGGGAGTGTCGAAAGACCCGTCTTAGGCTTAAAAACTAAAGACGGTGTTGCTGTCGATTTATGCGAATGTCCACTGTACCCAGTTTCTTTTGCCTCCGTGTTTCCTGTTTTAAAAACATTTATTGCAAAAGCAGGATTAGTTCCTTACGACATCGAACGTCGCCGCGGTGAACTCAAGTTTATTTTATTAACTGAGAGTCGAAGTAATCGCACTATGATGTTGCGCTTTGTTTTGCGCTCAGAAAAAAAACTAGAACAACTTCGCAAAGCACTTCCTTGGTTACAAGCGCAATTGCCTCAATTAGCGGTTATTTCCGTGAATATTCAGCCTGTCCATATGGCTATTTTGGAAGGCGAGCAAGAAATTATTCTGACTGAAAAAACGTTCTTGGATGAATCATTTAACAAAATTCCATTGCATATTCGTCCAAGAGGCTTTTTTCAAACTAATCCAGAAGTTGCCTCATCACTTTATGCTACTGCTGGGCGTTGGGTAAGAGAATTAAATATCACGCATCTGTGGGATATGTTTTGTGGATCTGGGGGTTTTGGGTTGCATTGTGCGGATAAATCAACCCAATTAATAGGTATTGAAATTAGTCCAGAAGCTATTGAATGTGCGCGTTTATCAGCTCAGGAATTAGGGCTAGAACATGTCGAATTCCAAGCGTTAGATTCAACGGGCTATGCATTAGCAAAAGAGTCTGTACCTGAATTAGTACTTGTGAATCCACCAAGGAGAGGTATTGGTGAGGCATTGTGCGGTTATCTAAATAAAATGAAACCTCGCTTTATTCTTTACTCAAGTTGTAATGCTCAAACTATGGCAAAAGATATTCAGCAACTTTCTCACTATCAGATAGATAGAGTGCAATTGTTTGATATGTTTCCTCATACTTCTCACTATGAAGTGCTTACGTTATTGGTATTACAAGACAACTAA
- a CDS encoding multidrug effflux MFS transporter codes for MQNLKALLLVMVLLGPLGIDLYLPTIPAIAQDLGSSVSLIQSTIALFIFVLGVGQLISGPLVDKFGRKPIAIAGIFIYIVGSVIATISTDSTLFIISRLLQASAVCCTSVVAFTCVRDCFNGNEAARVFGFLNGTLNIIPALAPLLGGLLAEYWGWRAPFGFLIFYSVFVLILITRFLPETKPENTAQSKQKLGKTYLEILCSKRFLTFALVNAGTMGMALTYVSFAPIVLMKDAKLSALIFSIVFGVNGFWIMFVSFYANRVIHRVGRPICLILGSGLMGLGCVSLLGGLLFIPAEMQNHWLIYMLPVASACAGLAFIMGPATSYALEPYSKTAGIASALVGFIQMAGGAVFGLTALASPVQPKLALAIVMLLGSLLALNAYRVSHKEALMEKQTTQE; via the coding sequence ATGCAGAACTTAAAAGCGTTGTTATTAGTGATGGTGTTATTGGGGCCTTTGGGGATCGATCTCTATTTACCGACGATACCTGCGATTGCTCAAGATTTAGGAAGTAGTGTCTCTCTTATTCAATCAACTATCGCTTTATTTATTTTTGTCCTAGGCGTAGGGCAACTTATATCAGGGCCTTTAGTGGATAAGTTTGGCCGTAAACCTATCGCTATCGCGGGGATATTTATCTATATTGTGGGTTCTGTTATTGCAACAATTTCGACAGACTCAACGCTTTTTATTATCTCACGATTATTACAAGCTTCAGCTGTGTGCTGTACTTCTGTTGTCGCTTTTACCTGTGTTCGTGACTGTTTTAATGGTAATGAAGCCGCCCGCGTTTTTGGTTTTTTAAATGGTACGTTAAATATTATCCCTGCATTGGCACCACTATTAGGTGGATTATTGGCAGAATATTGGGGATGGCGTGCTCCTTTCGGGTTCTTAATTTTCTATTCAGTGTTTGTGTTGATTTTGATCACCCGCTTTTTACCAGAAACAAAGCCTGAAAATACTGCTCAATCAAAACAAAAATTAGGTAAAACATACCTTGAGATTTTATGCAGTAAACGCTTTTTGACTTTTGCTTTAGTGAATGCGGGCACAATGGGGATGGCATTAACCTATGTGTCATTTGCCCCAATTGTATTGATGAAAGATGCAAAATTATCAGCATTGATTTTTTCTATTGTTTTTGGTGTAAATGGTTTTTGGATCATGTTTGTCAGTTTTTATGCGAACCGCGTTATTCACCGTGTCGGCAGACCTATTTGTTTGATCTTAGGGAGTGGATTAATGGGATTAGGCTGTGTGAGCTTATTAGGTGGCTTGTTGTTTATTCCTGCCGAAATGCAAAATCATTGGTTGATCTATATGCTTCCTGTAGCAAGTGCATGTGCTGGTCTTGCTTTTATTATGGGGCCCGCGACAAGTTATGCGCTTGAGCCTTATTCAAAAACGGCAGGCATTGCCTCTGCATTAGTGGGTTTTATTCAAATGGCAGGTGGTGCAGTCTTTGGTTTAACGGCATTGGCTTCACCAGTACAACCTAAATTAGCGTTAGCTATTGTGATGTTACTCGGTAGTTTATTAGCGTTGAATGCTTATCGAGTAAGCCACAAAGAAGCGTTAATGGAAAAACAGACTACACAAGAATAG